Proteins co-encoded in one Euleptes europaea isolate rEulEur1 chromosome 1, rEulEur1.hap1, whole genome shotgun sequence genomic window:
- the AVPR2 gene encoding vasopressin V2 receptor produces the protein MLSTALQHLLDPDLAHKNGGDGSHSIRHVTGMGKSDPALLVARKQDDGLSGLRTVRACSRQPTFNTSSVPTPSPNASLAPSDDRDNTLAQAEIALLASIFLLATLSNGLVLGALARRSHRALPMHRFIHHLCLADLTVALFQVLPQLIWDITDRFQGPDVLCRAVTYLQVVGMFASSYVIVAMTYDRYRAICRPMVAFRKGLACRYRPVVVAWTASFLLGLPQLFIFSKKKLPSGDHECWAQFVQPWGPRAYVTWVTLMVFVLPTGFIATCQGLIFREVHRSLRFGPEGALGGRGSRQGASPISGAVTKTLRMTLVIVVTYVVCWAPFFLVQLWSVWDPQAPIKHAAFTLLMLLASLNSCTNPWVYAAFSRSISGELCRIFCPRRARRRLGSLYEDSSMTASSSLGRDTLS, from the exons ATGCTCTCAACAGCGCTGCAGCATCTGCTGGACCCAGACTTGGCCCACAAGAACGGAGGTGACGGCTCACACAGTATTCGTCATGTCACGGGTATGGGCAAATCAGACCCTGCGTTGTTG GTCGCTCGGAAACAAGACGATGGCCTTAGCGGACTGCGGACTGTGCGGGCTTGCTCCAGG CAGCCGACGTTCAACACCTCCTCTGtgcccacccccagccccaaCGCCTCCCTCGCCCCATCCGATGACCGCGACAACACCCTCGCCCAGGCCGAAATCGCCCTCTTGGCCTCCATCTTCCTGCTGGCCACACTGAGCAACGGGCTGGTGCTGGGAGCCCTCGCCCGCCGCAGCCACCGGGCGCTGCCCATGCACCGCTTCATCCACCACCTCTGCCTAGCCGACTTGACCGTCGCCCTCTTCCAGGTGCTGCCCCAGCTGATCTGGGACATCACCGACCGCTTCCAGGGCCCGGACGTCCTGTGCCGTGCCGTCACCTACCTGCAGGTGGTGGGCATGTTCGCCTCCTCCTACGTCATCGTGGCCATGACCTACGACCGCTACCGTGCCATCTGCCGGCCCATGGTGGCTTTCCGGAAGGGCCTGGCCTGCCGGTACCGGCCGGTGGTGGTGGCCTGGACCGCTtccttcctcctcggcctcccCCAGCTCTTCATCTTCTCCAAAAAGAAGCTGCCAAGCGGAGACCACGAATGCTGGGCCCAGTTCGTTCAGCCGTGGGGGCCCAGGGCCTACGTCACTTGGGTGACCCTGATGGTCTTCGTCCTCCCCACGGGCTTCATCGCCACCTGCCAGGGCTTGATCTTCCGCGAAGTCCACCGCAGCCTGCGTTTCGGGCCGGAGGGGGCCCTTGGGGGACGGGGCAGCCGCCAAGGGGCTTCCCCCATTTCCGGGGCCGTCACCAAGACGCTGAGGATGACGTTGGTCATCGTGGTGACCTATGTGGTCTGCTGGGCCCCCTTTTTCCTCGTCCAGCTGTGGTCCGTTTGGGATCCTCAGGCGCCCATTAAAC ATGCGGCCTTCACCCTCCTGATGCTTCTCGCCAGCCTCAACAGCTGCACCAACCCCTGGGTCTACGCTGCTTTTAGCAGAAGCATCTCGGGGGAGCTGTGTCGCATCTTCTGCCCTAGGCGGGCCCGTCGGCGGCTTGGCTCCCTGTACGAGGACTCCAGCATGACGGCCAGCTCCTCCCTGGGGAGGGACACCCTCTCCTGA